The genomic window agaggggaaggggtgaagagaaggggagaagaagagggattGGGCTGACAAGTCGgtcccatattttattttacctgTTTTGGCTGATTAGACTGCCACGTATGCGtccacgtaggaccaaaaccgcCCTGAATCGAtccagggggtaattcatccggtttacAAAGTTTAAGGTAAAAAATAACTGGTATTAAAGTTTAGGGTAGTAAATCGGACAACCACAATTGTTCAcgggggtaattcgtattttttcctaCAATTAAACAGCTACATGTCCCTCTAtagaatataaataaataaataatgtaaTTAACTAACAGTGCAAACTATTTCAAATAACAACACCTAAAAAAGATTCTTCGTTTTAAATCGTTATAGTTATGATTCggttacttttttttagttttgaacctttttaagttttagtttaaaaataaaatctccaaAGTTATTTCTAAAAGTAAACCTTAAGCTGGTGTGGCAAGAGTTTCGCCACGCCAGACATGATGGTGTGGACAAAATTTGAgagatttcattttttatattaaaaatttaaaaggttTAGAAGATAATAAAAGTTCTAATTCAGTGTCTTTGAAACAAAAGAATAAACATATTCTCTCCGTTTTATTCAGGTAGGAATTTGCTCGGTATACAATTAGTACATTAATTTTTAGACTGATAAGTTGAATCATAATATCAGTATGCAATTACACTAAATTTGATTTTCTTATTTTCGTTTTAAGGCCAACTTAAACACAAAGATATAAAACACCCGATTGTCCAGTTGCAAAACCGCATCTTCGCCATCCAGATTACTTGGAGCTCCACACTGAAACGACGTCATCCAACCCGCGGGGTCTTTGCACGAGCCGTCGCCTccattatatattttgtacacACCTACACTTGCAAACAATAGCAGCCCAAGCATCCTGCGCGACACAGCAATGGCAGATGATTACTTCTACCTCGGCTTGGCTCTCGCGTCGTTGCTCGTCGTGCTGTTCGCCAGGCgcaggcgctcggcggcgcaTGGCGACGGCGGGCTGCGGCTGCCGCCAGGGCCGTGGCAGCTGCCGGTCATCGGCAGCCTGCACCACCTCGCCGGCAAGCTCCCGCACCGCGCGATGCGCGACCTGGCGCGCCGCCACGGGCCGGTCATGATGCTCCGGCTCGGCGAGGTGCCCACGCTGGTGGTGTCGTCGCGGGACGCGGCGCGGGAGGTGATGCGGGCGCACGACGCGGCGTTCGCGTCGCGGCCGCTGAGCGCCACCGTGCGCGTGCTCaccagcggcggccgcggcatcATCTTCGCGCCGTACGGGGGCAGCTGGCGCCAGCTCCGGAAGATCGCCGTCACGGAGCTCCTCACCGCGCGCCGCGTCGCCTCCTTCCGCGCCATccgtgaggaggaggtggccgccATGCTgcgggcggtggccgcggcggccgcggccgggcgCGCCGTGGAGCTGCGGGCGGCGCTGTCCGCGCTCGTGGCCGACACCACGGTGCGCGCCGTGATTGGCGACCGGTGCAAGGACCGCGACGTGTTCCTCCGCAAGCTGCAGCGCACTATCGAGCTGTCGGCCGGGTTCAACCCGGCGGACCTGTGGCCGTCGTcgcgcctcgccggccgcctcggcggcgccgtgcgGGAGGCCGAGGAGTGCCACGACACCGTGTacggcatcctcgacggcatcATCCAGGAGCACATGGAGAGGACGAGTAGCGGCAGCTGCGGcgccggtgacggcgacggcgacgacgacggcgaggacctTCTGGACGTGCTGCTGAGGATACAGAAGGAGGGCGGGCTGGAGTTCCCGCTCGACATGCTCGCCATCAAACAAGTCATCTTTGTAAGTAACTATCACCAGTAATATTCATCTATAGCctcttattcaaaatttgatatatttaaaGTTGATATCATTCGTATTATTCACAGTAATTTGGAAACACAAAAAATTATAAGTTAGTATGTTTAAAAAtctttaatgataaattaaatcacagtaaaataaatgataattacgtaaatttctAAATAATTAAGATGAACGGTAAATATATtctaaaaagtcaacaatgttatatactccctccttccaaaagttTAAGACCTATTTTCATTCTATTTTTATTCTTTAGGTTTTCCAAAAAATCTAAGCCTTATTTGTAGTCattatgtgctaaattaaattattgatgaGAATCGAAGAAgccattttagtacttattaaTTGGTTGCATATTCATTGGTTTTGTCACATGGTGAATGAGTTAATGGCTTCTTAGTCTtggtgaaaaaagaaataggacTTAAAATTTTGATGGAGCTATTATTAAGAACTATAGAGTGTCATTTTACTTTCATAAAGCGACCCGTTCTCctgagactttttttttttcacttagaGCTTAGAGAACTCAACAACTAGTTGTAGTCGGACAGACATGGAGAGAAAACAGGGGCACAAATGTCGTAATATTACTAAATGttaatataaatgttaataGAGCTATCCTGGAGCAAACAAAGACACGTTTGGAAGTATTTTCGGCATTATAGCAAAAATAGCAAGTGCGGACAATATTTTATTGTTTGCGAGGACAAATAGCAAGTGCGGATAATAAAAAGGGAACAAAATTCTACATATAGGAGATATGGTACATCATGGAACTCATTTTCAAATGGAGTCTTTATCAATGGCAAATCGTCCACCAACTATCAGTAATATACTAATAACTGATCAACGTGGACACATTTTTTTACCTTGAACTACTAAAACTGGTTAGAATATACTAACCTAAGAAACGGTCAAATATCACTCCAAGGCAACCCAATCATTTTTGAAAACTGTTATTTTTTAGTTCACAATTTTTATATACTTGCACAGAAGTACAGAACCCAGTTAGAAAAAATGGTATATCAAAAATTAAAAGTATTTGCAATGTTAGTAAAAATCGTGTTGTTAGAATATCAAAAGCATGAGACTACAAATAAAACCTGGATGATTTATCTTGGAGAGATGTTTGAACTGGTTTTGATATTGAAGATTGCAAAATTAATGCCCCTTTAGTTTTATagttaagattttttttggattatgaATTTATGATGTCCTAATAGAGGTGCCTTCGAGTTATCTGGACAAATAACACCTCTAACCGTACAAGCAAGTACAAATAACTAGATATTAGTATTATACAATTACTTTGCTACATGTATAGGTCAGAAGGGTTATATAATGTttacaaagaaaagaaatatagaTACAACATATGTGGAGGGGCAACCTTTCTCCTTCATTCTCTTCTTCAAGCGTACGATTCTCCTCTCTACTTCTAGATCTATTTATATAATGTgcacttttcattttttttttgacttgacACTTTTCATACATTTAGTGATGTATTAGTGTATACCCTGGACGACTGGTTTCTA from Oryza glaberrima chromosome 6, OglaRS2, whole genome shotgun sequence includes these protein-coding regions:
- the LOC127775831 gene encoding dolabradiene monooxygenase-like, with the translated sequence MADDYFYLGLALASLLVVLFARRRRSAAHGDGGLRLPPGPWQLPVIGSLHHLAGKLPHRAMRDLARRHGPVMMLRLGEVPTLVVSSRDAAREVMRAHDAAFASRPLSATVRVLTSGGRGIIFAPYGGSWRQLRKIAVTELLTARRVASFRAIREEEVAAMLRAVAAAAAAGRAVELRAALSALVADTTVRAVIGDRCKDRDVFLRKLQRTIELSAGFNPADLWPSSRLAGRLGGAVREAEECHDTVYGILDGIIQEHMERTSSGSCGAGDGDGDDDGEDLLDVLLRIQKEGGLEFPLDMLAIKQVIFDIFGAGSETSATTLEWVMAELIRNPKAMRKATAEVRRAFAADRVVLESALSKLHYMHLVIRETFRLHTPLPLLLPRECREPCRVLGYDVPRGTQVLVNVWAIGRDERYWPGGSPEEFRPERFEDGEAAAAVDFRGADFELLPFGAGRRMCPGLAFGLANVELALASLLFHFDWEAPDMADPAEFDMTEGFGITARRKADLPLRPTLRVPVLVSGV